The Dasypus novemcinctus isolate mDasNov1 chromosome 2, mDasNov1.1.hap2, whole genome shotgun sequence genome includes a region encoding these proteins:
- the LRRC70 gene encoding leucine-rich repeat-containing protein 70 yields MCGLQFLLHYLRLFLLITYYFVLLFHKDGCSSFCQLCTGRQINCSNLGLSNIPKNFPKSTVFLYLTGNNISHISENELTGLHSLVALYLDNSGIVYVYPKAFVELKNLYFLYLNNNFIKRLDPGVFEGLSNLRSLYLQFNQISFVPRGVFNDLVSVQYLNLQRNRLTILGSGTFVGMLALRILDLSNNKILRISDAGFQHLGNLDCLYLEGNNLTKVPSNAFGVLKSLKRLSLSHNHIEAIQPFAFKGLVKLEYLLMKNARIKNVTRDGFSGINSLKHFILSHNDLENLNSDTFSLLKNLLYLQLDRNRIINIDNDTFENMGGSLKILNLSFNNLTDLHPRVLKPLSSLTHLQANFNPWECNCKLLGLRDWLVSSAITLNIYCQNPPSMRGRALHYIKWTDFTNCVSSSTNVSRSWTVKSLRIRHKTTALMMAWHKITTNGKHLENTETESVTFWDRIRTSPASTFFQENTFGNSLETTAALPVQIDLTPSVNLNFEKNSVLPIDTASVSGKTSLVCTQEVEELNKAFDILLAFFILACVLIIFLIYKIVQFKQKLKAAENSGENRLEYYSFYQSARYNVTASICNTSPNSLESPGLEQIRLHKQIVPESEAQVILFEHSAL; encoded by the coding sequence ATGTGTGGATTACAGTTTTTACTGCATTACCTACGGCTGTTTCTGCTTATTAcctattattttgtattattattccATAAAGACGGATGTTCATCTTTTTGCCAGCTCTGCACTGGGAGACAAATTAACTGCAGTAACTTAGGCCTTTCAAATATTCCCAAGAATTTTCCTAAAAGTACAGTTTTTCTGTATCTAACTGGAAATAATATATCTCATATAAGTGAAAATGAATTAACTGGACTTCATTCTCTTGTGGCATTGTATTTAGATAATTCTGGCATTGTGTATGTATATCCAAAAGCCTTTGTTGAATTGAAgaatctatattttctatatctaaataataattttataaaacgCTTGGATCCCGGAGTATTTGAGGGACTTTCAAATCTCCGTAGTTTATATTTACAGTTTAATCAAATATCTTTCGTTCCAAGAGGAGTATTTAATGACCTGGTTTCAGTTCAGTACTTAAATCTACAAAGGAATCGCCTCACTATCCTTGGTAGTGGTACCTTTGTTGGTATGCTTGCTCTTCGAATACTTGATTTATCAAACAATAAAATTTTGAGAATATCAGACGCAGGCTTTCAACATCTTGGAAACCTTGACTGTTTGTACCTAGAAGGCAACaatttaacaaaggtaccatcgAATGCTTTTGGAGTACTTAAGAGTCTTAAAAGACTTTCTTTATCTCATAACCATATTGAAGCAATACAGCCCTTTGCATTTAAAGGACTTGTCAAATTAGAGTATCTCCTTATGAAAAATGCAAGAATTAAAAATGTTACTAGGGATGGGTTTAGTGGCATTAATAGTCTTAAACATTTCATCCTAAGTCATAATGACTTAGAAAATTTAAATTCTGATACATTTAGTTTGTTAAAGAATTTATTATACCTTCAGTTAGATAGAAACAGAATAATCAACATTGATAATGATACATTTGAAAACATGGGAGGGTCTTTGAAGATTCTTAATCTGTCGTTTAATAATCTTACAGACTTACATCCAAGGGTCCTTAAGCCATTGTCTTCATTGACTCATCTTCAGGCAAATTTTAATCCTTGGGAATGTAACTGCAAACTCTTGGGCCTTCGTGACTGGCTAGTGTCTTCAGCCATTACTCTAAACATCTATTGTCAGAATCCCCCATCCATGCGTGGCAGAGCATTGCATTATATTAAGTGGACTGATTTTACAAATTGTGTTTCTTCTTCGACAAATGTATCCAGATCTTGGACTGTAAAATCTCTTCGTATTCGTCACAAGACCACTGCGTTAATGATGGCCTGGCATAAAATAACCACAAATGGGaaacatttggaaaatactgAGACTGAAAGTGTTACTTTTTGGGATCGAATTCGTACTTCACCTGCCAGTACATTTTTTCAGGAGAATACCTTTGGTAATTCATTAGAGACTACTGCTGCGTTACCTGTGCAGATAGATCTTACTCCTTCTGTTAACTTGAACTTCGAAAAAAACAGTGTTCTACCAATTGATACTGCATCAGTGTCAGGGAAAACATCTCTAGTTTGTACACAAGAAGTTGAAGAATTGAATAaggcttttgacattttgctggCTTTTTTCATCTTAGCTTGTGTTTTGATCATTTTTCTGATCTACAAAATTGTTCAGTTTAAGCAAAAACTAAAGGCAGCTGAAAACTCAGGGGAAAATAGACTTGAATACTACAGCTTTTATCAGTCAGCAAGGTATAATGTCACTGCCTCAATTTGTAACACTTCCCCAAATTCTCTAGAAAGTCCAGGTTTGGAGCAAATCCGACTTCATAAACAAATTGTTCCTGAAAGTGAGGCACAGGTCATTCTTTTTGAACATTCGGCTTTATGA